A genomic window from Vicia villosa cultivar HV-30 ecotype Madison, WI unplaced genomic scaffold, Vvil1.0 scaffold8, whole genome shotgun sequence includes:
- the LOC131643230 gene encoding uncharacterized protein LOC131643230 produces the protein MYFILANRLLKRFEYVDIKHVPRLRNQEAYDLAQITSRYKVSKEKLEGLIEVKGKALDTRLSPSNLEITRLGYANEKEFEVLAIDTAVDTDWRSPIINYLRDPTINTERNIKYRVISYILMGNELFKKTPDGILLKCLGESETYLALSSVHIGACGAHQAGHKMKWLLFLLWDMLAHYAQVLHRLRQRMPRVSSPCRYPTCSCKRTPFDYQAMAI, from the coding sequence atgtattttattCTTGCTAATAGATTGCTCAAAAGATTCGAATATGTAGACATTAAGCATGTCCCTAGATTAAGGAATCAAGAGGCATATGATTTAGCACAAATAACCTCAAGATATAAGGTTTCGAAAGAAAAGTTAGAAGGGTTGATTGAAGTTAAAGGAAAAGCATTGGATACCAGATTATCTCCGTCAAATTTAGAAATCACAAGGCTGGGATACGCTAACGAAAAAGAGTTTGAAGTCTTAGCCATTGACACTGCTGTAGATACTGATTGGCGAAGTCCAATCATAAATTATCTTAGAGATCCTACAATAAATACAGAAAGAAATATCAAGTATAGAGTCATATCCTATATATTGATGGGAAACGAACTGTTCAAGAAAACACCAGATGGGATCTTACTCAAATGCTTAGGAGAAAGTGAGACATATTTAGCCTTATCTAGTGTACATATTGGGGCATGCGGAGCACACCAAGCCGGACATAAGATGAAAtggttattatttttgttatgggATATGTTAGCCCACTATGCTCAAGTACTGCATAGACTTCGCCAAAGGATGCCAAGAGTGTCAAGtccatgcaggtatccaacatgtTCCTGCAAGCGAACTCCATTCGATTATCAAGCCATGGCCATTTAG
- the LOC131643231 gene encoding uncharacterized protein LOC131643231: MGWRDAQQARNIAAPIDQSVTDPKWCKPPSDQLKCNIDASFSSNKVGIGACIRNDEGMFITARTKWFSPITDVDTGEALGLLAAINWVLDLDYDIVVFESDSKSVVDSVTIPKPNDSYFGVITRACYQILTHSTRNFQVKFIRRQANEVAHVLTKAAPSLTSFHIFNNVPTCIYNLMINEMV, from the exons ATGG GTTGGCGAGACGCCCAACAAGCCAGGAACATAGCTGCTCCTATAGATCAATCGGTAACCGATCCAAAGTGGTGTAAGCCACCCAGTGATCAGCTAAAATGCAACATTGATGCATCTTTTTCTAGTAACAAGGTTGGTATAGGTGCCTGTATCAGAAATGATGAAGGTATGTTTATTACAGCACGGACGAAATGGTTTTCTCCTATTACTGATGTTGATACCGGCGAAGCTCTGGGTCTCTTGGCTGCTATTAATTGGGTTTTGGACCTCGACTATGATATTGTGGTTTTCGAGTCGGACTCTAAAAGTGTAGTGGATAGTGTGACTATTCCTAAGCCAAACGACTCATATTTTGGCGTCATTACTCGAGCTTGTTATCAGATTCTGACTCACTCTACTAGGAACTTTCAGGTTAAGTTCATTAGAAGACAAGCTAATGAGGTTGCTCATGTTTTGACTAAGGCGGCTCCATCTCTTACTAGTTTTCATATTTTTAACAATGTACCTACTTGTATTTACAATCTTATGATTAATGAAATGGTTTAA
- the LOC131643172 gene encoding putative pentatricopeptide repeat-containing protein At1g69350, mitochondrial has translation MTLYMPLFRSCSTLRQLTQLHSHLVTTGLHNDPLASTKLIESYSQMGSLQSSRLVFYTYPSPDSFMFGVLIKCYLWNHLFHQVLSLYNHHIHMGSSHLTQNSSFLYPSLIRAASGVADLVVGRKLHGRIVKSGFSEDRVIGTSLLGMYGELSSLSDAKKVFDEMCQRDLVSWSSVVSCYVENGVYREGLEMFRSMVSEGIRPDSVTLLSIAEACAKIGCLRLAKSVHGYVIREGMIGDGSLSNSLIVMYSQCGYLCKAKWLFESLVDRSTSCWTSMISSYNQNECFEEAIGVFIKMQDSEVEPNEVTMISVLNSCARLGCLKEGKSVHCFVLRNAMDAADLDLGPALIDFYAACWKISSCEKLLHLIGNGNVVSWNTLISFYAREGLNDKAMVLFAHMVAKGLMPDSYSLASSISASASAGSIQFGQQIHGHVMKRGFVDEFVQNSLMDMYSKCGFVDSAYTIFNKIRNKSIVTWNCMICGFSQNGISLEALNLFDQMYENCLEINEVTFLSAIQACSNLGYLDKGKWIHHKIIVTGNQNDVYINTSLVDMYAKCGDLQTARSVFDSIHGKSVVSWSTMIAAHGIHGQINAAISLFTKMVNSHIKPNEVTFMNILSACRHAGSVEEGKLYFNSMKDYGIVPNQEHFSSIVDLLSRAGDINGAYAIIKSIHMPVDASIWGALLNGCRIHGRMDVIENIGEELGRLSTDDTGYYTLLSNIYAEGGKWYESRKVRSKMEGMGLKKVPGYSTIEIDRKIYRFGAGDTSEWQMKEICMFLENFQSLTQEQGCDVECYMYNNSTKAVMLFDDFSSYNLQREASNCIGNKSVLL, from the coding sequence ATGACACTTTACATGCCATTATTCAGGTCATGTTCAACCCTAAGACAACTCACTCAGCTCCATTCCCATCTCGTCACAACCGGCCTTCACAATGACCCACTTGCCTCCACAAAGCTCATCGAATCCTATTCCCAAATGGGTTCTCTCCAATCTTCAAGACTCGTTTTTTACACATACCCATCTCCCGATTCCTTCATGTTTGGTGTTCTCATTAAATGTTACCTCTGGAATCACTTGTTTCACCAAGTTCTTTCTCTTTACAATCATCACATTCATATGGGTTCTTCTCACCTCACTCAAAATTCCAGTTTTTTGTATCCTTCTCTTATAAGAGCTGCTTCTGGTGTTGCTGACTTGGTTGTAGGAAGAAAATTGCATGGGAGGATAGTTAAATCTGGGTTTAGCGAGGATCGTGTTATTGGAACATCGTTGCTTGGAATGTACGGGGAATTAAGCTCTTTAAGTGATGCTaagaaggtgtttgatgaaatgtgtCAGAGAGATTTGGTTTCTTGGAGTTCTGTTGTTTCGTGTTATGTTGAGAATGGGGTTTATAGAGAGGGATTGGAAATGTTTCGGTCGATGGTTTCTGAGGGGATTAGACCTGACTCGGTTACGTTGCTTAGTATAGCTGAGGCTTGTGCTAAAATCGGTTGCTTGCGGTTGGCTAAGTCAGTTCATGGATATGTGATCAGAGAAGGTATGATTGGTGATGGTAGTTTGAGTAATTCTCTTATTGTGATGTACAGTCAGTGTGGTTATTTGTGTAAAGCGAAATGGCTCTTTGAATCTCTTGTTGATCGAAGTACTTCTTGTTGGACTTCTATGATTTCGTCCTATAATCAAAATGAGTGCTTTGAAGAGGCAATAGGTGTTTTTATTAAGATGCAAGATTCAGAGGTGGAACCCAATGAAGTGACAATGATTAGTGTTCTGAATTCCTGTGCTAGATTAGGTTGCTTAAAAGAGGGAAAATCAGTTCATTGTTTTGTTTTGAGGAATGCAATGGATGCTGCTGATCTTGATCTTGGGCCTGCACTGATAGATTTCTATGCAGCATGCTGGAAAATAAGTAGTTGCGAAAAACTTCTCCATTTAATAGGAAACGGAAACGTTGTATCGTGGAATACGCTCATATCATTTTATGCTCGCGAGGGTTTAAACGATAAAGCCATGGTACTCTTTGCGCATATGGTGGCAAAGGGGCTAATGCCAGACTCGTATAGCTTAGCAAGTTCAATTTCAGCTAGTGCAAGTGCAGGTTCAATACAATTTGGACAACAGATACATGGTCATGTCATGAAAAGAGGCTTTGTTGACGAATTTGTTCAGAACTCTTTGATGGATATGTATTCAAAATGCGGCTTCGTGGATTCGGCGTACACGATTTTTAATAAGATCAGGAATAAAAGCATTGTGACATGGAACTGTATGATTTGTGGGTTTTCTCAGAACGGCATTTCATTAGAAGCACTCAACCTATTTGATCAGATGTATGAAAACTGCCTCGAGATTAACGAAGTAACCTTTTTAAGTGCAATTCAAGCTTGCTCCAATTTGGGTTATCTCGACAAGGGAAAATGGATTCACCATAAAATCATCGTAACCGGTAATCAGAACGATGTTTATATCAATACATCTCTGGTAGACATGTATGCGAAATGCGGAGACCTTCAAACGGCCCGAAGTGTTTTTGATAGCATACACGGGAAAAGTGTGGTGTCATGGAGTACCATGATTGCTGCTCATGGCATACATGGTCAAATAAACGCTGCTATCTCACTCTTCACTAAAATGGTTAACTCACATATCAAACCAAACGAAGTAACCTTCATGAATATCTTATCCGCCTGTAGGCACGCCGGATCCGTTGAAGAAGGAAAGCTTTATTTCAACTCTATGAAGGATTATGGCATAGTGCCCAATCAAGAACACTTTTCCTCCATAGTTGACCTTTTAAGTCGTGCTGGTGATATCAACGGGGCATACGCAATAATTAAATCGATACACATGCCGGTAGATGCTAGCATATGGGGAGCTTTACTTAACGGGTGTCGAATACATGGGAGGATGGACGTGATTGAGAACATCGGTGAAGAACTCGGACGATTAAGTACAGATGATACAggttattatactttgttatctaACATATATGCTGAAGGAGGAAAGTGGTATGAATCAAGAAAGGTGAGATCAAAGATGGAAGGAATGGGACTGAAAAAGGTACCTGGTTACAGTACAATTGAGATAGATAGGAAAATCTATAGATTTGGAGCTGGAGATACTTCTGAATGGCAAATGAAAGAAATTTGCatgtttttagaaaattttcaaagCTTGACACAGGAACAAGGATGTGATGTAGAATGCTATATGTATAATAATAGTACAAAGGCTGTTATGTTGTTTGATGATTTTAGTTCTTATAACTTGCAGAGAGAAGCAAGCAACTGCATTGGGAATAAATCAGTCCTACTTTAG